A window from Mycolicibacterium tokaiense encodes these proteins:
- a CDS encoding aldo/keto reductase: MSTVPAITLNNGNTIPQLGFGVFQVPPEDTASTVKTALEIGYRHIDTAEMYGNEKGVGEGIRAAGLDRGDVFITSKLNNGFHKPDDARRAFDDTLAALGYDYVDLFLIHWPLPTLYDGDFVSTWNVLEEFARDGRARSIGVSNFQPAHLDKLAAGSSTVPAVNQIEVHPYLTNDEVRAYGQQHNIVTEAWSPIAQGKVLDDSAITGIAEATGKTPAQVVLRWHVQRGDVVFPKSVTPKRMQENFAIFDFELDGDQMAAISALDKGEAGRTGPNPDTFDYIPS; encoded by the coding sequence ATGAGCACTGTCCCGGCGATCACGCTGAACAACGGCAACACGATCCCGCAGCTGGGCTTCGGCGTGTTTCAGGTTCCCCCGGAGGACACGGCATCAACGGTGAAGACCGCCCTGGAGATCGGTTACCGCCACATCGACACCGCCGAGATGTACGGCAATGAAAAGGGAGTGGGAGAGGGCATCCGGGCGGCCGGACTGGACCGCGGCGATGTCTTCATCACCAGCAAGCTCAACAACGGCTTCCACAAACCCGATGACGCGCGTCGCGCGTTCGATGACACCCTGGCCGCGCTGGGCTATGACTACGTTGATCTGTTCCTGATCCACTGGCCGCTGCCCACGCTGTACGACGGGGATTTCGTCTCGACGTGGAACGTCCTGGAGGAGTTCGCCCGCGACGGCCGGGCGCGGAGCATCGGCGTCTCCAACTTCCAGCCGGCGCACCTGGACAAGCTGGCGGCCGGGTCGTCGACCGTCCCCGCCGTCAACCAGATCGAGGTGCACCCGTACCTGACCAACGACGAGGTGCGGGCCTACGGGCAACAGCACAACATCGTCACCGAGGCCTGGTCGCCGATTGCGCAGGGCAAGGTCCTCGACGACTCCGCGATCACCGGAATCGCTGAGGCCACCGGCAAGACCCCCGCGCAGGTGGTGCTGCGCTGGCACGTCCAGCGCGGCGACGTGGTGTTCCCCAAATCGGTGACGCCGAAGCGGATGCAGGAGAACTTCGCCATCTTCGACTTCGAACTCGACGGCGACCAGATGGCAGCCATCTCGGCACTGGACAAGGGTGAGGCCGGACGCACCGGACCCAACCCGGACACCTTCGACTACATCCCGTCCTGA
- a CDS encoding dienelactone hydrolase family protein: MADITYPTPRGPLPAYEAQPAGSGPWPGVVVIQDAFGVTDDIRRSCDRLAAAGHLTLAPALYRRGNRVGCVVRTLRALASGSGAAIDDLVAAREALASDPRCSGKVGVIGFCMGGGFSLQLAPRGVFDVAAPNYGPLPKDTAVLADSCPIVASYGARDWTMKNVAATLERVLTEAGVDHDVKEYPHVGHSFMNDWGAPAVLQLVTRAAGFSYSEPEAEDAWTRILGFFDQHLRS; encoded by the coding sequence ATGGCGGACATCACGTATCCCACCCCCCGCGGTCCGCTGCCGGCCTATGAGGCACAGCCCGCTGGGTCCGGGCCGTGGCCCGGGGTGGTGGTGATCCAGGACGCCTTCGGTGTGACCGATGACATCAGGCGAAGCTGCGACCGGCTGGCAGCCGCCGGCCATCTGACGTTGGCACCCGCACTCTACCGGCGCGGCAACCGGGTGGGGTGTGTGGTTCGCACCCTGCGTGCACTGGCCAGTGGTTCCGGCGCGGCGATCGACGACCTGGTGGCCGCGCGTGAGGCGCTCGCGTCCGACCCGCGCTGCTCCGGCAAGGTCGGCGTCATCGGCTTCTGTATGGGAGGTGGCTTCAGTCTGCAACTCGCTCCGCGGGGCGTGTTCGACGTGGCCGCACCGAACTACGGCCCACTGCCGAAAGACACTGCAGTGTTGGCGGATTCCTGCCCCATCGTGGCGAGTTATGGCGCCCGTGACTGGACGATGAAGAACGTGGCCGCGACGTTGGAACGGGTCCTCACCGAGGCGGGGGTGGATCACGACGTCAAGGAGTACCCCCACGTCGGGCATTCCTTCATGAACGATTGGGGCGCCCCGGCGGTACTGCAGCTCGTCACCAGGGCGGCCGGGTTCTCCTATTCAGAACCCGAGGCCGAAGATGCCTGGACCCGGATTCTGGGGTTCTTCGATCAGCATCTTCGTTCGTGA
- a CDS encoding ATP-binding protein, translating to MRKTNDSAVPEPDVFDRSDVVADAVSVVTVREELERWLKRGFELDALRLNDLVLAVNEALANVAEFAYRHASQPGTVDIRAEHDRSTSILTITVTDRGSWRDDSEREPRRTRGRGIPLMEALSDEVGIDAGSQGTTVCMRFGNIAPLAARNDDEVATA from the coding sequence ATGAGGAAGACCAACGACTCTGCTGTGCCCGAACCGGACGTTTTCGACCGCTCTGATGTGGTGGCCGATGCGGTCAGCGTGGTAACGGTTCGCGAAGAGTTGGAGCGTTGGCTCAAACGCGGCTTCGAGCTCGACGCGCTGCGGCTCAACGACCTGGTGTTGGCGGTCAACGAGGCGCTGGCCAACGTGGCCGAGTTCGCCTACCGGCACGCCAGCCAGCCCGGCACCGTGGACATCCGTGCCGAGCACGACCGCTCGACATCTATTCTGACCATCACGGTCACCGACCGGGGCAGCTGGCGCGACGACAGCGAACGAGAGCCGCGGCGCACCCGTGGCCGCGGCATTCCGCTGATGGAGGCGCTGTCAGACGAGGTCGGCATCGACGCCGGTTCGCAGGGCACCACGGTGTGCATGCGTTTCGGCAATATCGCCCCGTTGGCGGCCCGCAACGATGATGAGGTGGCCACCGCCTGA
- a CDS encoding STAS domain-containing protein: MSEQPKLVSESTSPVTCVIGEEWVGRVAVLSVSGVVDMLTAPQLEEAITTSLGKTPAALVVDLTDVEFLASAGMGVLVGAHDQLPEGVKFGVVADGPVTSRPLKLVGIADIVDLFQTRDEALAKLDA, encoded by the coding sequence TTGTCCGAACAGCCAAAGCTCGTCAGCGAATCCACCAGCCCGGTGACGTGTGTCATCGGTGAGGAGTGGGTCGGCCGGGTTGCGGTGCTGTCCGTCTCCGGAGTCGTCGACATGCTGACAGCCCCTCAACTCGAAGAAGCGATCACGACCTCGCTGGGCAAGACACCCGCTGCGCTGGTCGTCGACCTCACCGATGTGGAGTTCCTCGCCTCTGCCGGAATGGGTGTGTTGGTGGGAGCCCACGACCAGCTACCCGAGGGTGTGAAATTCGGGGTGGTGGCCGACGGCCCTGTGACCAGCAGGCCGCTGAAGCTCGTCGGCATCGCCGACATCGTCGACCTGTTCCAGACCCGTGACGAAGCGCTCGCAAAATTGGATGCGTGA
- a CDS encoding TetR/AcrR family transcriptional regulator gives MAPRQQELASPTADADPTTSDRILAATAEVLARNGMTKLSLSEVALQAGVSRPTLYRWFASKEALLDAFGLWERQLFERGIAAATTGLRGSERLDAALRFIVEYQQSYSGVRMIDIEPGHVIKRMSHVIPIMRERLELLLPASRAAVAAATATRVAICHYMVRSDDDAEFLAQLRHAVGLKPSNEG, from the coding sequence GTGGCACCACGACAGCAGGAGCTCGCGTCGCCGACCGCCGACGCAGACCCGACCACCAGCGACCGCATCCTGGCGGCCACCGCGGAGGTTCTGGCCCGCAACGGTATGACCAAGCTGAGCCTGTCCGAGGTGGCGTTGCAGGCCGGGGTGTCGCGACCCACGCTCTACCGGTGGTTCGCCTCCAAGGAGGCACTGCTGGACGCCTTCGGGCTGTGGGAGCGCCAATTGTTCGAACGCGGGATCGCCGCAGCCACCACCGGCTTGCGGGGCAGCGAGCGTCTGGACGCCGCGCTGCGGTTCATCGTCGAGTACCAGCAGTCCTACTCCGGGGTGCGGATGATCGACATCGAGCCCGGCCATGTCATCAAGCGCATGTCGCACGTCATCCCGATCATGCGGGAGCGCCTCGAGTTGCTGTTGCCCGCGTCGCGTGCTGCGGTGGCGGCGGCGACCGCCACCCGCGTGGCCATCTGCCACTACATGGTGCGCAGCGACGACGATGCCGAGTTCCTGGCCCAGCTGCGCCATGCCGTGGGACTCAAACCGTCCAACGAGGGCTGA
- a CDS encoding helix-turn-helix domain-containing protein: MVRVPLSPEQISAGQRLGALIRSARSGRAPEVIARAAGISPETLRKIEVGRLPSPSFGTVVGLCDAVGLPLDHAVRVWRGTESPQDGDQQIAI; encoded by the coding sequence ATGGTGCGCGTGCCCTTGAGTCCCGAGCAGATCAGCGCCGGGCAGCGTCTCGGTGCCCTGATCCGATCCGCACGGTCGGGCCGGGCCCCCGAGGTCATTGCCCGCGCGGCGGGCATCTCGCCGGAGACCCTGCGCAAGATCGAGGTGGGCCGTCTGCCCAGCCCGAGCTTCGGGACCGTGGTCGGTCTGTGTGACGCGGTGGGGCTTCCGCTGGACCACGCGGTGCGAGTCTGGCGGGGCACCGAGTCGCCGCAGGACGGCGATCAGCAGATCGCGATCTGA
- the map gene encoding type I methionyl aminopeptidase encodes MIELKTATEIDKMAVTGAFVAQTLETLGQRAQPGVNLLDLEHHARTLVADRGAVSCYWDYAPSFGSGPFHNVICLSVNDAVLHGLPWDYTLRDGDVLTLDFAVSIDGWVADAAITVAVGNASPVDIALIESTRRALAAGIAAAVPGGHLGDISAAIGAVAAAEGYAVNTDFGGHGLGRTMHEDPHIPNVGKRGRGMRLKPGMTLALEPWWARGSNELSVDPDGWTLRSADGSMTAHTEHTIAITEDGPRILTLAP; translated from the coding sequence ATGATCGAACTCAAGACGGCCACCGAAATCGACAAAATGGCCGTCACCGGGGCCTTCGTGGCCCAGACCCTCGAAACCCTGGGGCAGCGCGCACAACCCGGTGTCAACCTGCTCGACCTGGAGCACCACGCCCGCACCCTGGTCGCCGACCGCGGCGCCGTCTCCTGCTACTGGGATTACGCACCGTCCTTCGGGAGCGGGCCGTTCCACAACGTCATCTGCCTCTCGGTGAACGACGCCGTGCTGCACGGCCTGCCCTGGGACTACACCCTGCGTGACGGCGACGTGCTGACGCTGGACTTCGCCGTCTCGATCGACGGCTGGGTGGCCGACGCTGCCATCACCGTGGCCGTGGGCAACGCTTCGCCCGTCGACATCGCACTCATCGAATCCACCCGCCGGGCCTTGGCGGCCGGCATCGCCGCAGCGGTGCCCGGCGGTCACCTGGGCGACATCTCCGCGGCCATCGGCGCGGTGGCCGCCGCTGAGGGGTACGCCGTCAACACCGATTTCGGGGGCCACGGCCTGGGCCGCACCATGCACGAAGATCCGCACATCCCCAACGTCGGCAAGCGCGGACGGGGGATGCGACTCAAACCCGGGATGACCCTGGCGCTGGAGCCGTGGTGGGCCCGCGGGTCGAACGAGTTGAGCGTCGACCCTGACGGCTGGACGCTGCGGTCGGCCGACGGGTCCATGACCGCCCACACCGAGCACACCATTGCGATCACCGAGGACGGACCCCGCATCCTCACTCTCGCGCCGTAG
- a CDS encoding FHA domain-containing protein, with protein MTHPQPPGLAVHCGEQTRIISPSQGEVTIGRGPASAIRLDHSWLSRSHVRLRADDDRWIAADCSSNGMFVDGEKRQSVVVTAGLTMHLGRPDGPAVRFSFVDIVADESESDEDADPDIARAGAAVAARRRELDLTQRGLARDRIINAGALISFEKGRSWPHESTRTRLEQVLQWPAGAIAGIREGDPSPPVGSGPDDTTAGLPTTVAPALLAQTIQLALGGVDVAISDLPDPGCPDFRARAAGVLADLRNLQRVAVDAARNSPGSPALALALGGVRRRYHDVMARAAAAPDASVGVRLHVARTQANLTVEDAALAAAVPVSAIEALEEEQPVPAHVRDAAEALIGHLDAAGK; from the coding sequence ATGACACACCCGCAGCCGCCGGGCCTGGCCGTGCACTGCGGTGAACAGACACGCATCATCTCCCCGAGCCAGGGGGAGGTCACCATCGGTCGCGGTCCCGCATCCGCCATCCGGCTGGACCATTCCTGGCTCTCGCGCAGCCACGTCCGGCTCCGCGCCGACGACGACCGCTGGATTGCCGCCGACTGCAGCAGCAACGGTATGTTCGTCGACGGCGAAAAACGCCAATCAGTGGTTGTGACAGCGGGTTTGACGATGCACCTGGGGCGGCCCGACGGACCGGCGGTGCGGTTCTCGTTCGTCGATATCGTCGCCGACGAATCCGAATCCGACGAGGATGCCGATCCGGACATCGCCAGAGCCGGCGCGGCGGTGGCCGCCCGGCGCCGCGAGCTGGACCTGACTCAACGTGGCCTGGCCCGGGACAGGATCATCAACGCCGGCGCTCTGATCTCGTTCGAGAAGGGACGCAGCTGGCCGCACGAGAGCACGCGGACGCGGCTCGAGCAGGTCCTGCAGTGGCCGGCGGGCGCGATAGCCGGGATCCGCGAGGGCGACCCGTCCCCGCCGGTGGGCAGCGGTCCCGACGACACCACCGCCGGGCTTCCCACCACCGTTGCGCCGGCGCTGCTGGCCCAGACCATCCAGCTCGCCCTGGGCGGCGTCGATGTCGCGATCAGCGATCTACCCGATCCGGGCTGCCCGGATTTCCGAGCCAGAGCCGCCGGTGTTCTGGCCGACCTGCGCAACCTCCAAAGAGTCGCCGTCGACGCCGCCCGCAACTCCCCCGGCTCCCCTGCCCTGGCGCTCGCGCTGGGTGGGGTGCGACGGCGGTATCACGACGTGATGGCGCGGGCTGCCGCCGCACCCGACGCGTCCGTGGGTGTACGACTGCACGTCGCGCGAACGCAGGCCAACCTCACCGTCGAGGATGCCGCCCTGGCCGCGGCGGTGCCCGTCAGCGCCATCGAGGCCCTGGAAGAGGAACAGCCGGTACCCGCGCATGTCCGCGACGCAGCAGAGGCCCTGATCGGCCACCTGGACGCAGCGGGAAAGTGA
- a CDS encoding peptidoglycan endopeptidase, with amino-acid sequence MFVLATLLTFVNQVSGTPYVVGGDSAAGTDCSGLASWVSNVATGRPAYGDRFNTGNQEQELLARGFRYGTAPDALVIGWNGGHTAVTLPDGTPVSSGEGGGVRIGGGGAYQPQFTNHMYLPMPADPAPPAVDVGPPPPPPPPPAPVPPAPPMPV; translated from the coding sequence ATGTTTGTTCTCGCAACGTTGTTGACATTCGTCAACCAGGTTTCCGGAACTCCGTACGTGGTCGGCGGAGATTCCGCCGCGGGCACCGACTGCTCGGGTCTGGCGTCCTGGGTGTCGAACGTGGCCACCGGCCGACCCGCGTACGGCGACCGGTTCAACACCGGCAACCAGGAACAGGAACTGCTGGCCCGCGGCTTCCGGTACGGCACCGCCCCCGACGCGCTGGTCATCGGCTGGAACGGCGGACACACTGCCGTCACCCTCCCCGACGGCACCCCGGTGTCCAGCGGCGAAGGCGGCGGGGTCCGGATCGGCGGGGGCGGCGCCTATCAGCCGCAGTTCACCAATCACATGTACTTGCCGATGCCTGCCGACCCCGCGCCTCCGGCCGTGGACGTCGGGCCCCCGCCACCCCCGCCACCCCCGCCGGCACCGGTGCCGCCTGCGCCCCCGATGCCGGTCTGA
- a CDS encoding GNAT family N-acetyltransferase — protein sequence MNRTEVVLRPCAGSAEWPVLAHIWRGAVTATHDFLTAADIDFYESRLLAQYFAVVELTVATVDGTAVGFSGIAGGKLEMLFVDQQRRGTGVGAVLLQQAIAAHPGLLVDVNEQNPQALAFYRRFGFVTVDRHDTDADGRPFPILNLALPGS from the coding sequence GTGAATCGGACCGAGGTGGTGTTGCGGCCGTGTGCGGGTAGTGCGGAATGGCCTGTCCTGGCCCACATCTGGCGCGGTGCCGTGACCGCCACGCACGACTTCCTGACCGCGGCGGACATCGATTTCTACGAAAGTAGGCTGCTGGCCCAGTATTTCGCGGTGGTCGAGCTCACCGTTGCCACTGTCGACGGGACGGCGGTGGGTTTCAGTGGGATCGCCGGGGGCAAGCTCGAGATGCTGTTCGTCGATCAGCAGCGCCGGGGGACAGGAGTGGGGGCGGTACTGCTGCAACAGGCGATCGCCGCCCACCCCGGGCTGCTGGTCGACGTCAACGAACAGAATCCGCAGGCGCTCGCGTTCTACCGTCGCTTCGGCTTCGTGACCGTGGACCGCCACGACACCGATGCCGACGGCCGGCCGTTCCCCATCCTGAATCTGGCCCTGCCCGGCTCGTGA
- a CDS encoding DUF4267 domain-containing protein: MTIDRAAVTVGAIRLASGVSFLVDPLRANRVWGEPEDPGPSARLLLRSMGYRDALVGGLLLAAAVRGRDTRGWFLASGGADAADLLGGMSVHHDLKRGQQIIGLGGAVVGIGVGLWGALRRPPSDAKPADRSTSRCSGAE; the protein is encoded by the coding sequence ATGACGATCGATCGGGCCGCAGTGACGGTGGGGGCCATCCGGCTGGCATCGGGGGTGTCGTTTCTCGTTGATCCGTTGCGCGCCAACCGCGTCTGGGGCGAGCCGGAGGACCCGGGCCCATCGGCGCGGCTGCTGTTGCGGTCGATGGGGTACCGCGATGCGCTGGTGGGTGGGCTACTGCTGGCGGCGGCCGTCCGGGGGCGCGACACCCGCGGGTGGTTCCTGGCCTCCGGTGGTGCTGATGCGGCCGACCTCCTGGGCGGCATGAGCGTGCACCACGACCTCAAACGGGGACAGCAGATCATCGGGCTCGGGGGCGCGGTCGTCGGTATCGGTGTCGGGTTGTGGGGAGCATTGCGCCGGCCGCCGAGCGACGCAAAGCCGGCCGACCGGTCAACCAGCAGGTGTAGTGGAGCGGAGTAG
- a CDS encoding putative hydro-lyase, which yields MVGLPAGARSVIRRGEFTGPTSGLAAGYAQTNLVVLPRDNAADFLRFCVVNRQSCPLVDITEPGSPEPTYAAPGADLRTDLPRYRVLRHGRLIDEPTDITEYWRPDMVAFLLGCSFTFEWALAEAGLEIAHQRQRVTVPMYLTDRRCVPVASFDGQVVVSMRPFPADRIAEVTAVSARFPAMHGAPIHVGDPAALGIDRLDRPDFGDAVDLESDSVPVFWACGVTPQAVVAQARPELAIFHQPGHMFITDLPHRAFDLQAAPDVVH from the coding sequence ATCGTGGGGCTTCCCGCCGGCGCCCGGTCGGTGATCCGCCGCGGCGAGTTCACCGGCCCCACCAGCGGTCTGGCGGCGGGGTACGCGCAAACCAACCTCGTGGTGCTGCCGCGGGACAACGCTGCCGATTTCCTGCGGTTCTGCGTGGTGAACCGGCAGTCCTGTCCGCTGGTCGACATCACCGAGCCGGGCTCGCCGGAGCCCACATACGCGGCGCCGGGGGCAGATCTGCGCACCGACCTACCGCGCTACCGGGTGCTGCGGCACGGCCGGCTGATCGACGAGCCCACCGACATCACCGAATACTGGAGACCGGATATGGTGGCGTTCCTGCTCGGGTGCTCCTTCACCTTCGAGTGGGCGCTGGCCGAAGCCGGCCTCGAGATCGCCCACCAGCGTCAGCGGGTCACCGTGCCGATGTACCTCACCGATCGCCGGTGTGTGCCCGTCGCATCCTTCGACGGACAGGTGGTGGTGTCGATGCGACCGTTCCCTGCGGACCGGATAGCGGAGGTCACGGCAGTGAGCGCGCGATTCCCCGCGATGCACGGCGCACCGATCCACGTCGGCGATCCCGCCGCACTGGGCATCGACCGGTTGGACCGTCCGGACTTCGGCGATGCCGTCGATCTCGAATCCGACTCCGTGCCGGTGTTCTGGGCCTGCGGGGTGACACCGCAGGCGGTGGTGGCGCAGGCCCGCCCCGAGTTGGCGATCTTCCACCAACCCGGCCACATGTTCATCACCGACCTCCCGCACCGTGCGTTCGATCTGCAGGCCGCACCCGATGTGGTGCATTAA
- a CDS encoding Tex family protein, whose product MKTVNARLAEELAVGVGQVTAAVQLLDEGSTVPFIARYRKEATGSLDDGQLRTLEERLRYLRELDDRRSAVLSSIDEQGKLTDELRAALLTADTKARVEDIYLPYKPKRRTKAQIAREAGLEPLADRLLADPTLVPEDVAAEFVTAEVEDGAKALDGARHILVERAAEDAELVGAIREKFWTNGTLRTVPWSEEAAKNPAAQKFRDYFEYSEALESMPSHRVLAVMRGEKEEALSLRFDGGDEEGYHHLIARSLGIDLGAGAAATPWLAATVGWAWRTKLVVGASVDARLKLRQRAELDAVAVFAKNLKDLLLAAPAGNRTTLGLDPGFRTGVKVAVVDATGKVVDSCAIYPHPPQKQWDQAKATLAALVARHGVQLIAIGNGTASRETDALATELIAEIRAAGAQAPAKAMVSEAGASVYSASAYAARELPNLDVTIRGAVSIARRLQDPLAELVKIEPKSIGVGQYQHDVTPGTLARSLDAVVEDAVNAVGVDLNTASVPLLSRVSGISETLAEAIVGHRDSAGAFRSRKALLDVPRLGPKAFEQCAGFLRIRGGDDPLDASGVHPESYPVVRRILDRSGVTLAELIGNERALRTLQPTEFVDDRFGLPTVTDILAELEKPGRDPRPAFTTATFAAGVEKVADLKVGMVLEGVVTNVAAFGAFVDVGVHQDGLVHVSAMADRFVSDPHDVVKSGQVVRVKVLEVDVERQRIGLSLRLGDEPARKGRRSDGDAAPRREGPGGGGGGGGGGQNRKAPRNPNRSNNSGRRESQQPAGSMAQALRDAGFGR is encoded by the coding sequence CTGAAGACCGTGAACGCCCGTCTTGCTGAGGAACTGGCTGTGGGTGTGGGCCAGGTGACTGCCGCTGTGCAGTTGCTCGACGAGGGTTCGACGGTGCCGTTCATCGCCCGCTACCGCAAGGAGGCCACGGGCAGTCTGGACGATGGCCAGCTGCGCACCCTGGAGGAGCGGCTGCGCTACCTGCGCGAGCTCGATGATCGCCGGTCAGCGGTGCTGTCGTCGATCGATGAGCAGGGCAAACTCACCGACGAGTTGCGCGCCGCCCTGCTGACCGCCGACACCAAGGCCCGGGTCGAGGACATCTACCTGCCCTACAAGCCGAAGCGGCGCACCAAGGCGCAGATCGCCCGGGAGGCCGGTCTGGAGCCATTGGCAGACCGCCTGCTCGCCGACCCGACGCTGGTCCCCGAGGATGTCGCGGCGGAGTTCGTCACCGCGGAGGTGGAGGACGGCGCCAAGGCGCTGGACGGGGCCCGGCACATCCTGGTGGAACGGGCCGCTGAAGACGCCGAGCTGGTGGGCGCCATCCGGGAGAAGTTCTGGACCAACGGCACCCTGCGCACCGTGCCGTGGTCCGAGGAAGCCGCCAAAAACCCTGCAGCACAGAAGTTCCGCGACTATTTCGAGTACTCCGAAGCGCTGGAGTCCATGCCCTCGCACCGCGTGCTGGCTGTGATGCGCGGGGAGAAGGAGGAGGCCCTGTCGCTGCGGTTCGACGGCGGCGACGAGGAGGGCTACCACCACCTGATCGCCCGGAGCCTGGGTATCGACCTGGGCGCGGGCGCCGCGGCCACCCCGTGGCTGGCTGCCACGGTCGGATGGGCGTGGCGGACCAAACTCGTGGTCGGCGCTTCGGTTGATGCGCGCCTGAAGCTGCGTCAGCGCGCGGAGCTGGACGCGGTGGCGGTGTTCGCCAAGAATCTCAAGGACCTGCTGCTGGCAGCACCCGCCGGAAACCGCACCACCCTCGGGCTGGACCCGGGGTTCCGTACTGGGGTCAAGGTGGCTGTCGTGGACGCCACCGGCAAGGTCGTCGACAGCTGCGCCATCTATCCGCACCCGCCGCAGAAGCAGTGGGACCAGGCCAAGGCCACGCTCGCGGCACTGGTCGCGCGTCACGGGGTGCAGCTGATCGCGATCGGCAACGGCACCGCCTCCCGCGAGACCGACGCCCTGGCCACCGAGCTGATCGCCGAGATCCGCGCCGCGGGCGCGCAGGCGCCGGCCAAGGCCATGGTCAGCGAAGCCGGAGCCTCGGTCTACTCGGCGTCAGCCTACGCCGCGCGTGAGCTGCCCAATCTGGACGTCACCATCCGGGGCGCAGTCTCCATCGCCCGGCGGCTGCAGGATCCCTTGGCTGAGCTGGTCAAGATCGAGCCCAAATCGATCGGGGTGGGGCAGTACCAGCACGACGTCACCCCGGGGACCCTGGCCCGCAGCCTCGACGCGGTGGTCGAGGACGCGGTGAACGCGGTGGGCGTGGATCTCAACACCGCCTCGGTGCCGCTGCTGTCGCGGGTCTCCGGGATCTCGGAAACCCTGGCCGAGGCCATCGTGGGCCACCGGGACAGCGCCGGCGCGTTCCGCAGCCGCAAGGCTCTGCTCGACGTTCCTCGCCTGGGCCCCAAGGCCTTTGAACAATGTGCCGGCTTCCTGCGGATCCGCGGCGGGGACGACCCGCTGGACGCCTCCGGTGTGCACCCCGAGTCCTACCCCGTGGTGCGGCGGATCCTGGACCGCTCCGGTGTCACCCTCGCCGAGCTGATCGGCAACGAGCGCGCCCTGCGGACCCTGCAGCCCACCGAGTTCGTCGACGACCGCTTCGGCCTGCCCACCGTCACCGACATCCTGGCCGAGCTGGAGAAGCCGGGCCGTGACCCCCGCCCGGCGTTCACCACCGCCACCTTCGCCGCCGGCGTCGAGAAGGTGGCCGATCTGAAGGTGGGCATGGTGCTCGAAGGGGTGGTCACCAATGTCGCCGCCTTCGGCGCCTTTGTCGACGTCGGCGTGCACCAGGACGGGCTGGTGCATGTCTCGGCGATGGCCGACCGGTTCGTCTCCGACCCCCACGACGTGGTGAAGTCCGGCCAGGTGGTCCGGGTCAAGGTGCTGGAGGTCGATGTCGAACGCCAGCGGATCGGGTTGAGTCTGCGCCTCGGTGACGAGCCGGCCCGCAAGGGCAGACGCTCGGACGGCGACGCCGCACCCCGGCGCGAGGGCCCCGGCGGTGGCGGTGGCGGTGGCGGTGGCGGCCAGAATCGCAAAGCGCCGCGAAACCCCAACCGCAGCAACAACTCCGGCCGTCGGGAGTCGCAGCAGCCAGCGGGCTCCATGGCCCAGGCGCTGCGCGACGCCGGCTTCGGGCGCTGA